The sequence CCACGGTGATCGGTGAAGCCGTCATCATCGAGGTCGCGGTCAGGCCTGCAAGTTCCGCCACCTGCGTCTGCTCGACCGTGCGCCGTAGGTCGCCGTCCGTCACGATACCGAGAAGTTTGCCGTCGCCGGCCACAACATTCACGGCTCCGAGTGCGTGCTTCGATATTGCACGGACAACATCCAGCCAGCCTGCGTCTGGTCCAATGTTTGGACTTGGATGCATCAGATCGACGACTCGGATCGTTAGGCGTTTGCCAAGCTGGCCCGCCGGATGATTTGCGGCAAAATCCGTTTCGGTAAGCCCTTTCTTCTCCATCAGGACCATAGCCAGCGCATCGCCGATCGCGAGCGAAACAGTCGTTGATGCGGTCGGGGCAAGATTCAACGGACAAGCCTCCGCATCGACCGATGCGTCGAGGACAACATCCGCCGCCCGTCCCAACGTCGAATCGACCTTTCCGACGATCGCGATCATCGATACGCCCCGCTGTTTCAGTGTCGGCAGCATCGCCAGCAATTCATCCGTCTCGCCCGAATTGCTCAAGGCGATCAC is a genomic window of Chloracidobacterium sp. containing:
- a CDS encoding KpsF/GutQ family sugar-phosphate isomerase, translated to MLRAAPEVINNADKLREVLRLESGAIERAAAALDAEQAEAALSLLYDCAGKTVVTGVGKSGVIGQKIAQTLISTGTVAVYVHPSDALHGGLGIVSPGDVVIALSNSGETDELLAMLPTLKQRGVSMIAIVGKVDSTLGRAADVVLDASVDAEACPLNLAPTASTTVSLAIGDALAMVLMEKKGLTETDFAANHPAGQLGKRLTIRVVDLMHPSPNIGPDAGWLDVVRAISKHALGAVNVVAGDGKLLGIVTDGDLRRTVEQTQVAELAGLTATSMMTASPITVAGDLLAVDALKLMEDRPSQISVLPVVDSEKCVGLIRLHDIARAGL